The Pseudomonas sp. G2-4 genome window below encodes:
- the aceF gene encoding dihydrolipoyllysine-residue acetyltransferase, translated as MSELIRVPDIGSGEGEVIELFVKVGDRIEADQSILTLESDKASMEVPAPKAGIIKSLKVKLGDRLKEGDELLELEVEGAAAAPEAAAPAPAAAAEKPAAAPAAEAAPAPAAAPAAAAATVQDIHVPDIGSSGKAKIIEVLVKVGDTVEADQSLITLESDKASMEIPSPAAGVVESVEIKLEDEVGTGDLILKLKVAGAAAPAAPAQAAAPAAKTEAAPAPAPAAAAPAAKAEAAPAPAAAPAPSGAKVHAGPAVRQLAREFGVELSAVGPSGPHGRVLKEDVQAYVKAMMQKAKNAPAEGATGGAGIPPIPAVDFSRFGETEEVAMTRLMQIGASSLHRSWLNIPHVTQFDQADITELEAFRVAQKAVAEKAGVKLTVLPLLLKACAHLLKELPDFNSSLAPSGKAVIRKKYVHIGFAVDTPEGLLVPVIRNVDQKSLLQLAGEAAALAEKARNKKLTADDMQGACFTISSLGHIGGTGFTPIVNAPEVAILGVSKATIQPVWDGKAFQPKLMLPLSLSYDHRVINGAAAARFTKRLSDLLGDIRTILL; from the coding sequence GTGAGCGAACTCATTCGCGTACCTGACATCGGCAGCGGTGAAGGTGAAGTAATTGAACTGTTTGTGAAGGTCGGCGACCGTATCGAAGCCGACCAGAGCATCCTGACGCTTGAATCGGACAAGGCCAGCATGGAAGTGCCTGCGCCGAAGGCCGGTATCATCAAGAGCCTGAAAGTGAAGCTGGGCGATCGCCTGAAAGAAGGCGACGAACTGCTGGAGCTGGAAGTCGAGGGCGCCGCAGCGGCGCCTGAGGCGGCCGCGCCTGCACCGGCGGCGGCAGCTGAAAAGCCTGCCGCGGCACCGGCTGCCGAGGCGGCTCCCGCCCCGGCTGCTGCGCCTGCGGCTGCGGCTGCCACGGTCCAGGACATTCATGTTCCGGACATCGGTTCGTCGGGCAAGGCCAAGATCATCGAAGTACTGGTCAAGGTTGGCGACACCGTCGAAGCCGACCAGTCGCTGATCACCCTGGAATCCGACAAGGCCAGCATGGAAATCCCGTCGCCAGCCGCCGGTGTGGTGGAAAGCGTCGAGATCAAGCTGGAAGACGAAGTGGGTACCGGTGACCTGATCCTGAAGCTGAAAGTAGCCGGTGCCGCCGCGCCTGCCGCGCCAGCCCAGGCCGCTGCGCCGGCTGCCAAGACCGAAGCCGCTCCGGCTCCGGCTCCGGCTGCTGCCGCGCCCGCCGCCAAGGCTGAAGCAGCGCCAGCGCCTGCCGCCGCACCTGCGCCAAGCGGTGCCAAGGTGCACGCCGGCCCGGCGGTGCGTCAGCTGGCCCGTGAATTCGGTGTCGAGCTGTCGGCCGTCGGTCCAAGTGGCCCACACGGCCGCGTGCTGAAGGAAGACGTGCAAGCCTACGTCAAGGCCATGATGCAGAAGGCCAAGAACGCACCGGCCGAAGGCGCCACCGGCGGCGCGGGTATCCCGCCGATTCCGGCGGTGGACTTCAGCCGTTTCGGCGAAACCGAAGAAGTGGCAATGACTCGCCTGATGCAAATCGGCGCGTCGAGCCTGCATCGCAGCTGGCTGAACATTCCCCATGTGACTCAGTTCGACCAGGCCGACATCACCGAGCTGGAAGCTTTCCGCGTCGCGCAGAAAGCCGTGGCGGAAAAGGCCGGCGTGAAGCTGACCGTGCTGCCGCTGCTGCTCAAGGCCTGTGCGCACCTGCTCAAGGAACTGCCGGACTTCAACAGCTCCCTGGCCCCAAGCGGCAAGGCTGTGATCCGCAAGAAATACGTGCACATCGGCTTTGCCGTCGACACTCCGGAAGGCCTGCTGGTACCGGTCATCCGCAACGTTGACCAGAAGAGCCTGCTGCAACTGGCTGGCGAAGCCGCTGCCCTGGCCGAAAAAGCCCGGAACAAGAAGCTCACCGCCGACGACATGCAGGGTGCCTGTTTCACCATTTCCAGCCTCGGCCACATTGGCGGCACCGGCTTCACGCCGATCGTCAACGCGCCGGAAGTGGCGATCCTGGGTGTTTCCAAGGCCACCATCCAGCCTGTCTGGGACGGTAAAGCCTTCCAGCCAAAGCTGATGCTGCCACTGTCGCTGTCCTACGATCACCGTGTGATCAACGGCGCTGCCGCTGCACGCTTCACCAAGCGTCTGAGCGACCTGCTGGGCGACATCCGCACCATCCTGCTGTAA
- a CDS encoding GGDEF and EAL domain-containing protein: MKSQPDAASRMAAEVVTQLPVPSRLGMLRFERLNEASWALLFLDPNCERYFGLPAVELCSLVSAPYASLMEPEARYQLHDAIQQQLAQSSHYQIRYTLHTTKGPMNLLETGEAYKQHNRHLLRGFLLVVDSLLQSEPSMPALDLETQNSRLQIALELNQRAQQEQLQHLDRVRAQQDLILLLSRQRYSASNSLHEAAELITRSACDIYQIDCASIWDLADGKLVPISAFNRVTQEYFLPDAIDVNEFPDYMEALQTCRAIDAHNAMRDPRTREMAENLRARNVNAILDASIRIDGQVVGVLCLEQVGVTRAWQSDEIAFAGELADQFAQVINNHNRRTATSALHLFQRAVEQSANAFLLVNCDGVVEYVNPSFTAITQYSTEEVHGQRLSELPALENLSELLFDAPSALAQSNSWQGEFKSRRKNLEPYWGQLSISKVYGDNRELTHYIGIYEDITQTKLAQQRIERLAYTDNLTNLGNRPAFIRNLDERFARDSDSPISLLLVDIDNFKRINDSLGHQTGDKLLISLARRLRNSLSPSGSLARFASNEFAVLLDDTDLEAGQQIASQLLMTLDKPMFVDNQLISVTGSVGLACAPLHGRDPQTLMRNAGLALHKAKANGKHQLQVFTEALNAEASYKLFVENNLRRALTQNELDVFYQPKLCLRSGRLLGMEALLRWNHPEKGMIRPDQFISVAEETGLIIPIGKWIARQACRMSKQLTAAGLGNLQVAINLSPKQFSDPDLVASIASILKEEQLPARLLELELTEGLLLEATEDTHLQLDQLKRLGLTLAMDDFGTGYSSLSYLKKFPIDIIKIDRSFIHEIPDNQDDMEITSAVIAMAHNLKLKVVAEGIETSQQLAFLRRHRCDVGQGYLFDRPIPGAELIEKLTRYPRGPLV; the protein is encoded by the coding sequence ATGAAAAGCCAACCCGATGCCGCCAGCCGTATGGCGGCCGAGGTAGTGACGCAGTTACCGGTGCCCTCGCGGCTCGGCATGCTGCGTTTCGAACGGCTGAATGAAGCGAGCTGGGCGCTATTGTTCCTCGACCCCAATTGCGAACGTTACTTCGGTCTGCCCGCAGTAGAGCTTTGCTCACTGGTCAGCGCGCCCTATGCCAGCCTGATGGAACCCGAGGCGCGCTATCAACTGCATGACGCCATCCAGCAACAACTGGCCCAGTCCTCCCATTACCAGATCCGCTATACGCTCCATACCACCAAGGGGCCCATGAACCTGTTGGAAACGGGTGAAGCCTACAAGCAGCACAATCGCCATCTACTGCGCGGTTTCCTGCTGGTGGTGGACAGCCTGCTGCAAAGCGAACCGTCGATGCCGGCCCTGGACCTGGAAACCCAGAACTCGCGCCTGCAAATCGCCCTGGAATTGAACCAGCGGGCCCAGCAGGAGCAGCTCCAGCATCTGGACCGGGTGCGCGCCCAACAAGACCTGATCCTGCTGCTGAGCCGTCAGCGCTACAGCGCCAGCAATTCACTGCACGAAGCCGCCGAACTCATCACCCGCAGCGCCTGCGATATCTATCAGATCGACTGCGCCAGCATCTGGGACCTGGCGGATGGCAAGCTGGTGCCGATTTCGGCCTTCAACCGCGTCACCCAGGAGTACTTCCTGCCGGACGCGATCGACGTCAACGAGTTTCCCGATTACATGGAGGCGCTGCAGACCTGCCGTGCCATCGATGCCCACAATGCGATGCGCGACCCGCGCACCCGGGAAATGGCGGAGAACCTGCGCGCCCGCAACGTCAACGCCATCCTCGACGCCAGCATTCGTATCGACGGCCAGGTGGTCGGCGTGCTGTGCCTGGAACAGGTGGGCGTCACACGCGCCTGGCAATCGGACGAAATCGCCTTTGCCGGTGAACTGGCCGACCAGTTCGCCCAGGTCATCAATAACCATAACCGACGGACCGCCACCAGCGCCCTGCACCTGTTCCAGCGCGCCGTGGAGCAGAGCGCCAACGCGTTCCTGCTGGTCAATTGCGACGGCGTGGTGGAGTACGTCAACCCGAGCTTCACCGCCATCACCCAATACTCCACCGAAGAAGTCCACGGCCAGCGCCTGTCAGAGCTGCCGGCCCTGGAGAACCTCAGCGAGTTGCTGTTCGACGCGCCCTCGGCGCTGGCTCAAAGCAACAGCTGGCAAGGCGAATTCAAAAGCCGACGCAAGAACCTGGAACCCTACTGGGGCCAGTTGTCGATTTCCAAGGTCTACGGCGATAACCGCGAACTGACCCACTACATCGGTATCTACGAAGACATCACCCAGACCAAACTGGCCCAGCAGCGCATCGAGCGCCTGGCCTACACCGACAACCTGACCAACCTGGGCAACCGCCCGGCGTTCATCCGCAACCTCGATGAACGCTTCGCCCGGGATAGCGACTCGCCCATCAGCCTGCTGTTGGTGGACATCGACAACTTCAAGCGCATCAACGACAGCCTTGGCCACCAGACCGGCGACAAACTGCTGATCAGCCTGGCCCGACGCCTGCGCAACAGCCTGAGCCCCAGCGGTAGCCTGGCACGGTTCGCCAGTAATGAATTCGCCGTGCTTCTTGACGACACCGACCTGGAAGCCGGGCAGCAGATCGCCAGCCAGTTGCTGATGACGCTCGACAAGCCGATGTTCGTCGATAACCAACTGATCAGCGTGACCGGCTCCGTGGGCCTGGCCTGCGCGCCGCTGCACGGCCGCGATCCGCAGACCCTGATGCGCAACGCCGGGCTCGCCCTGCACAAAGCCAAGGCCAACGGCAAGCACCAGCTCCAGGTCTTCACCGAGGCGCTGAACGCCGAGGCCAGTTACAAGCTGTTTGTGGAAAACAACCTGCGCCGCGCCCTGACCCAGAATGAACTGGACGTGTTCTACCAGCCCAAGCTGTGCCTGCGCAGCGGCCGCTTGCTGGGCATGGAAGCACTGTTGCGCTGGAATCATCCTGAAAAGGGCATGATCCGCCCGGATCAGTTCATCAGCGTGGCCGAAGAAACCGGCCTGATCATCCCCATCGGCAAATGGATCGCCCGCCAGGCCTGCCGCATGAGCAAGCAATTGACCGCCGCCGGCCTGGGCAACCTGCAAGTGGCGATCAACCTGTCACCCAAGCAGTTCTCCGACCCGGACCTGGTCGCCTCCATCGCCAGCATCCTCAAGGAAGAACAGCTGCCTGCCCGCCTGCTGGAACTGGAACTGACCGAAGGCCTGCTACTGGAAGCCACCGAAGACACCCACTTGCAGCTCGACCAGCTCAAGCGCCTGGGCCTGACCCTGGCCATGGACGACTTCGGCACCGGCTACTCATCGTTGAGCTACCTGAAAAAATTCCCGATCGACATCATCAAGATCGATCGCAGCTTCATCCACGAGATCCCGGACAACCAGGACGACATGGAAATCACCTCCGCGGTGATCGCCATGGCTCACAACCTGAAACTCAAGGTCGTGGCCGAAGGCATCGAAACCTCCCAGCAACTCGCGTTCCTGCGCCGTCATCGCTGCGATGTCGGCCAGGGCTACCTGTTCGACCGTCCGATCCCCGGCGCGGAGCTGATCGAGAAGCTCACGCGTTATCCGCGTGGGCCTCTGGTCTGA
- a CDS encoding alkaline phosphatase D family protein has translation MFKPTVGPIVGHTTTNHARIFLRGDYDNNLVFAGIRHRRQGDTVWSKGHFVQLKAYRDMSDVIVLNDLQPDMAYEYQAGWFSPLSPTHTVETIQELPLQWPRKTYCLRTPASKTRAPRAYIVGSCRYLRITRGVPVLPGLGDRTFAGINRIVEQANPPISAVVMTGDQVYLDDLNVVAPDRNHKDILFKYRTVFTQPHIRKLMSGTPTYMILDDHEIEDNWPANKAGNDDVLYANAMSAYALYQASHGPAHELSNDRTLNKSLKRYWYLFTHHDIEWFITDSRTQRNLAADDRRILDEEQEQALLEWLVNSPARVKFVVTSVMFFPDSKRNDGDAWQAFPKQRLRLLETIRRRGIKNVIFVSGDVHGSMTSCLRHSQDPDFEVNTVVSSPFYNSKLLPFAKASDFIFDHPMARTGNAEYHYELTSKVVSQNNFARLYVTAQSVQVTFYDRDGTSLQAVDIPLR, from the coding sequence ATGTTCAAACCTACCGTCGGCCCAATTGTCGGCCATACAACAACGAATCACGCACGCATCTTCCTGCGGGGCGATTACGACAACAACTTGGTATTCGCCGGCATTCGCCATCGGCGCCAGGGCGATACTGTCTGGTCGAAAGGGCATTTTGTCCAATTGAAGGCTTACCGCGACATGTCCGATGTCATCGTCTTGAATGACCTTCAACCCGACATGGCCTATGAATATCAGGCGGGCTGGTTCAGCCCCTTGAGCCCGACCCATACCGTGGAAACCATTCAGGAACTGCCGCTGCAATGGCCCAGGAAAACCTATTGCCTGCGCACGCCGGCCAGCAAGACCAGGGCCCCGCGCGCTTATATCGTGGGCTCTTGCCGTTATCTGCGGATCACTCGTGGCGTCCCGGTGCTACCCGGGCTCGGGGACCGCACCTTTGCCGGCATCAATCGCATCGTGGAGCAGGCCAACCCGCCGATCAGTGCTGTCGTGATGACCGGTGACCAGGTTTATCTCGACGACTTGAATGTGGTCGCTCCGGACCGAAACCATAAGGACATTCTCTTTAAGTACCGCACTGTTTTTACCCAACCGCACATCAGAAAACTTATGTCCGGAACCCCCACTTACATGATCCTCGACGATCATGAAATCGAGGACAACTGGCCTGCCAATAAAGCCGGCAACGACGACGTATTGTATGCAAATGCCATGAGCGCTTATGCACTTTATCAGGCCAGTCACGGCCCAGCCCATGAACTTTCAAACGACAGGACATTAAATAAGTCGTTAAAGCGGTACTGGTATTTATTTACCCACCACGATATCGAATGGTTCATTACCGACAGCCGGACGCAACGCAACCTGGCGGCGGACGATCGGCGCATTCTGGATGAGGAACAGGAACAGGCCCTACTCGAATGGCTCGTCAACAGCCCCGCCCGAGTCAAATTCGTCGTCACCAGCGTCATGTTCTTCCCGGACAGCAAACGCAACGACGGTGACGCCTGGCAAGCCTTCCCGAAACAGCGCCTGCGTTTGCTGGAAACCATTCGCCGCCGTGGGATCAAGAATGTGATTTTCGTGTCCGGTGACGTTCACGGTTCCATGACCAGTTGCCTGCGTCACAGCCAGGATCCTGATTTTGAAGTCAATACCGTGGTTTCCTCGCCGTTCTACAACAGCAAACTGCTGCCTTTTGCAAAAGCCTCGGATTTTATTTTCGACCACCCCATGGCCCGGACGGGAAACGCTGAATATCACTATGAACTGACCAGTAAAGTGGTCAGCCAGAACAACTTCGCCCGCTTGTATGTCACGGCGCAGAGCGTCCAGGTCACCTTTTACGACCGCGACGGCACCTCATTGCAGGCCGTCGATATCCCGTTGCGCTGA
- the aceE gene encoding pyruvate dehydrogenase (acetyl-transferring), homodimeric type has protein sequence MQDLDPVETQEWLDALESVLDKEGEDRAHYLMTRMGELATRSGSQLPYAITTPYRNTIPVTHEARMPGDLFMERRIRSLVRWNALAMVMRTNLKDSDLGGHISSFASSATLYDIGFNYFFQAPTDEHGGDLIYFQGHASPGVYARAFMEGRITEDQMNNFRQEVDGNGLSSYPHPWLMPDFWQFPTVSMGLGPIQAIYQARFMKYLEARGFIPAGKQKVWCFMGDGECDEPESLGAISLAGREKLDNLIFVINCNLQRLDGPVRGNAKIIQELEGVFRGAQWNVNKVIWGRFWDPLLAKDVDGILQRRMDEVIDGEYQNYKAKDGAFVREHFFNSPELKAMVADLSDDEIWKLNRGGHDPYKVYAAYHQAVNHKEQPTVILAKTIKGYGTGAGEAKNTAHNTKKVDVDSLKLFRDRFDIPVKDSELENLPFFKPEEGSAEARYLAERRAALGGFVPQRRAKSFSLPTPPLETLKAILDGSGDREISTTMAFVRILAQLVKDKEIGQRIVPIIPDEARTFGMEGMFRQLGIYSSVGQLYEPVDKDQVMFYREDKKGQILEEGINEAGAMSSFIAAGTSYSSHNQPMLPFYIFYSMFGFQRIGDLAWAAGDSRTRGFLIGGTAGRTTLNGEGLQHEDGHSHMLAGTIPNCRTYDPTYGYELAVIIQDGMKKMTEEQQDVFYYITVMNESYQQPAMPAGVEAGIVKGMYLLEEDTREAAHHVQLMGSGTILREVREAAKILREEFNVGADVWSVTSFNELRRDGLAVERSNRLHPGQKPKLSYVEECLNGRKGPVIASTDYMKLFAEQIRQWVPSKEFKVLGTDGFGRSDSRKKLRHFFEVDRKFVVLAALEALADRGDIEPKVVAEAIAKFGIDPEKRNPLDC, from the coding sequence ATGCAAGACCTCGATCCCGTCGAAACCCAGGAATGGCTGGACGCCCTGGAATCGGTTCTCGACAAAGAAGGCGAAGACCGTGCTCATTATCTGATGACCCGTATGGGCGAACTCGCAACCCGCAGCGGTTCGCAACTGCCCTACGCCATCACTACGCCATACCGCAACACGATCCCTGTGACCCACGAAGCACGCATGCCTGGCGACCTGTTCATGGAACGCCGCATTCGCTCGTTGGTACGTTGGAACGCGTTGGCCATGGTCATGCGTACCAACCTGAAAGATTCTGACCTGGGCGGTCACATCTCCAGCTTCGCCTCCAGCGCGACGCTGTATGACATCGGCTTCAACTACTTCTTCCAGGCCCCGACCGACGAACACGGCGGCGACCTGATCTACTTCCAGGGTCACGCATCGCCAGGCGTCTACGCCCGTGCGTTCATGGAAGGCCGCATCACCGAAGACCAGATGAACAACTTCCGCCAGGAAGTGGACGGCAACGGCCTATCCTCGTACCCGCACCCTTGGCTGATGCCTGACTTCTGGCAGTTCCCGACCGTTTCCATGGGCCTGGGCCCGATCCAGGCGATCTACCAGGCACGTTTCATGAAGTACCTGGAAGCTCGCGGCTTCATCCCGGCCGGCAAGCAGAAAGTCTGGTGCTTCATGGGCGACGGCGAGTGCGACGAGCCGGAATCCCTGGGCGCTATCTCCCTGGCCGGCCGCGAGAAGCTGGACAACCTGATCTTCGTCATCAACTGCAACCTGCAGCGCCTCGACGGCCCGGTTCGCGGCAACGCCAAGATCATCCAGGAACTCGAAGGCGTGTTCCGTGGCGCCCAGTGGAACGTTAACAAAGTCATCTGGGGCCGTTTCTGGGACCCTCTGCTGGCCAAGGACGTCGACGGCATCCTGCAGCGTCGCATGGACGAAGTCATCGACGGCGAGTACCAGAACTACAAGGCCAAGGACGGTGCGTTTGTCCGCGAGCACTTCTTCAACTCGCCTGAACTCAAGGCAATGGTTGCCGACCTGTCCGACGACGAGATCTGGAAACTCAACCGAGGCGGCCACGACCCGTACAAGGTCTACGCGGCGTACCATCAGGCGGTCAACCACAAAGAGCAGCCGACCGTCATCCTGGCCAAGACCATCAAGGGTTATGGCACCGGTGCAGGCGAAGCGAAGAACACCGCGCACAACACCAAGAAAGTCGATGTCGACAGCCTGAAGCTGTTCCGCGACCGTTTCGACATTCCGGTCAAGGACAGCGAGCTGGAAAACCTGCCGTTCTTCAAGCCCGAAGAAGGCAGCGCCGAAGCCCGTTACCTGGCCGAGCGCCGTGCCGCACTGGGCGGTTTCGTGCCGCAGCGTCGCGCCAAGAGCTTCAGCCTCCCAACGCCGCCACTGGAGACCCTCAAGGCGATCCTGGACGGCTCGGGCGACCGTGAAATCTCCACCACCATGGCCTTCGTGCGAATCCTCGCGCAGCTGGTCAAGGACAAGGAAATCGGCCAGCGCATCGTCCCGATCATCCCGGACGAAGCCCGTACCTTCGGCATGGAAGGCATGTTCCGTCAGTTGGGCATCTACTCGTCCGTCGGCCAGCTCTACGAGCCAGTCGATAAAGACCAGGTGATGTTCTACCGCGAAGACAAGAAGGGCCAGATCCTCGAAGAAGGCATCAACGAAGCGGGCGCCATGAGCTCCTTCATTGCCGCCGGTACTTCGTACTCCAGCCACAACCAGCCGATGCTGCCGTTCTACATCTTCTACTCGATGTTCGGCTTCCAGCGTATCGGCGACCTGGCCTGGGCCGCCGGCGACAGCCGTACCCGTGGCTTCCTGATCGGCGGTACCGCCGGCCGGACCACCCTCAACGGTGAAGGCCTGCAGCACGAAGACGGCCACAGCCACATGCTGGCCGGGACCATCCCGAACTGCCGCACCTATGATCCAACCTACGGCTACGAGCTGGCGGTGATCATCCAGGACGGCATGAAGAAGATGACCGAAGAGCAACAGGACGTCTTCTACTACATCACCGTGATGAACGAGTCCTACCAGCAGCCAGCCATGCCGGCCGGCGTGGAAGCGGGCATCGTCAAGGGCATGTACCTGCTCGAGGAAGACACCCGCGAAGCAGCGCACCACGTCCAGCTGATGGGCTCCGGCACCATCCTGCGCGAAGTGCGTGAAGCCGCGAAGATCCTGCGGGAAGAGTTCAACGTCGGCGCCGACGTCTGGAGCGTCACCAGCTTCAACGAACTGCGTCGCGATGGCCTGGCCGTGGAGCGCAGCAACCGTCTGCACCCGGGCCAGAAGCCTAAGCTGAGCTACGTCGAAGAGTGCCTGAACGGCCGTAAAGGTCCGGTCATCGCCTCTACCGACTACATGAAGCTGTTCGCCGAGCAGATCCGCCAGTGGGTTCCATCCAAGGAATTCAAGGTGCTGGGCACCGACGGTTTCGGCCGTAGCGACAGCCGCAAGAAGCTGCGTCACTTCTTCGAAGTCGACCGTAAGTTCGTTGTGTTGGCAGCCCTGGAAGCCCTGGCTGACCGTGGCGATATCGAACCTAAAGTGGTGGCCGAAGCCATCGCCAAGTTCGGCATCGATCCAGAAAAACGCAACCCACTGGACTGCTGA